A stretch of DNA from Lodderomyces elongisporus chromosome 4, complete sequence:
caCAAGAAAATGAAGCGGCACAAGCTAAAGTACCTCAGAGCAAATCGCCCATTCCACCTGTTTCAAGAATGCTGGGATTGAATGCTGAGCAAAAGAATAGATTGATGAGGGAGCAACGAGCAAGGGCAGCCGAAGCAAGGTTGAAAAGACAAACCTGAGGTGGAAAGAACCCCAAACACGTTAAGATCACCAAATAAATTAAGCAACCCAACAACGTCGCCTGTTACTGAACTCAAGGAAGGGGCATGTTAACATTAAGAACGTGAAAGAACTCAAAATTCAAAAGCCAGAAAAAAAGGCTGTTGAGGTCCTACTTCAGAAATGATAAAATCAACATCTGACCCATTAGCAAGACTAATTATTTAAAACATCTATAGATATGATGATAGATTACAATATATAGTTCCGTAATAGACTAGAGTATAGATTTTCCCAATCATTGAATTTCTGAAATCTATAAGTACGATTTAACATTCGCTATGATCgtgtaaaaagaaaaagaaggagaccACCAGTcgtcaatttttttccaatggTAGTTAACTACAAGttagaacaagaaaattcCTCTCAAAGAGCACTTATACTTAAGCAACATAAAATAGATCCCATGGATATATGGCAAGATCAAATAATACagataaaaaaacatcCTCACAAATATCAATAATCAGATGACCTAGAATACTAAGATTTCATTTACAAATTACAAAATTTGAGtcaataaaaaacaatcgACAAAATGGAATTTGAAACTTGATCTGTTTAATGCAAGACTGGTTAATAATCTTAGTTGACGACATTACTGATGCAACATTTATCATCCACTAAAACTGGTCTGACTACatgtaaaaagaaacataatAAAGCAAAATTAAACTAAAAGTACAACTTAACATACTAAATCCAAAGAGAGACCATTCATCTCGCTAACATATACGTTTCATGTATTGCCGAAactcaaaaaataaaataaaaggaacAATTTTTAATCTGATTATTAATCGATTCTTTGAGAATTCAAagcacaaacaaaaaaaccaacaagACACAACAATAGCTAATTTTTTCGTCTCAAAATTAACTACAGTAGACAAGCAACAAAGTATACTAGATAGTTATTTCGCTGCATGCAACTTATTTTAccagaaagaaataaatgaaagATTTCGAAAAATACAGTAATAATTACATTTTCAATGACAATTATTTCTCTACGAAACAAATTTGCAACTGGTACAAACCCATAACATACAAGTAAACCAatcaaaattttcaatCACCGATTTTTCTTGAAAACTAAATACCTAGACGTTATcttcaataaaaaaactataGAGTGAAGCATAAATATCTTGCATTTTTGTGATATAAAAATCACCAATAAATTGTGAACTACAAAACATATCTTTGGCCGCTTTAAACAAACTGAATCAAGAATTAAAAAGTCAAGATCCCATTTAGAGCAGTTCgtaataaatgaaaaactaTATGCCTCCAAAGTTTTGGAGTTTTCAAGAATTGAATTAACTTTTCGGACTAATGGAATATTCGCTAATGAGTAAAGCATACATAATTAATACAAACGATAGCTTTTTAAGATTTCATTTAGAAGAAACATAAACTGAATCACAGCTAAAAAATGCACCTATAAATCATAAATTAatcattgattttgataatGTTGTTGACACGAAATGTAATCCAAACATTAGCTTTACTACGATATGCACACAAATTTCTTACACTCCATACTAAGGTAGAAATCCTTCGCaaatattattcttttcaaatggGCGTTCTTTATCAGTCTCTACATTGTAAAAACCTTGATTCAGATTTCAATGCATGAAAAGAATTATTTAAATTAGAGAAGGCGTACTGCTGAACGATGCGATCGAAGATAACTTCCGCTCCTTCTGAATGAAGAAAGCCTAGGTACAACGTGGGACATACCAGTAAGCAAGTTTATATCCAAATGATTTACAATCCATTTAGTTAGTTACCTTACTCCAACCATAGCAGAGTTAAGTACTTTAGTGAAAAGAATGTTGTTCATgcgaaatatacaattTGCAATAATTTGTTTAACATTAATGGTAATTGAAATATGATAAGAATATGCATGTCGATGATTTATTGACAATAAGATGCTAAATTTATTTGGTCTCGCACGTTTTGGCAAGGCTACTTCAAATCGTTTGCATTACTAGtgtaaaataaagtaaatgaAGGATCAGTTTTTGAGCCTCCCATTCTAAGCTTGATTTGGAATAACATATTGTATTCCACTAAATATATTTAGAACAGTTTCAAACTTTATGGTAATATTGTATGAATGCAAAATTTTGAATATCTTTATTGCGTTAAAATTATAATGGAAGGTATACTTTCTGAATTGAGATGTAATTTTATAATGAACATGTGAACTTTTGTAAACATCATATTTTGGAAATTCTTGATATTTCTTCCTATAGGTCCGTAATCactttatgttttttaaaTTAGTATTATTTCAGGTTTTTGTAGAAGCTGCGCTTAATAAATTTTAACTTTGATTAAATACTTTTgtctattgttgttgaatgaACAGCTGGTTTGGGTTcgtaattattattttgaatCGTTCACTATCTCAACTTCTAAGTTTCGGTTGAATTTGGTTTTAGCGACGTTTTAAATATTTGagtttttattctttcattcacggctaattttgttttggtatCATTATGAGAGATTCTGTTAAGTTGCGTTTTGCTAGAATGAGTCATTGGTATTACATGTTACAGTCCTCCGATGGTTTTTAATGGCAAATTAATTACTTTACTTATGAGCTTTATAGtaaattttccatttttaaCAGTGGAATATAGATGCAATTCATGTATTCCTGTGgtgttttatttatttattttatatttgcTATTTGTTTTCGCCAAGATAATGTAGGTTTGTATACGGACCTCCATTtatattgaaaacaaagtcTTGGATGAGGAGATTTGGTGTTTAGAGTATTAGAAAGTTTCAATACACTATAAATTTTATACAAAACTTCTAACTAATTTTCTGAACTCAATACTGAGCAAACACTTAAATCACTCTTTGGTGTAAGTGATGTGAGACTCTGTGCACTGTTCTGTCGAGAATTCCAATCCACTTGCTCAATCTTCCGAGATCACCATCCTCGATTGCCTCGTTCAATCCTGGCAAGTCCTGGCCTGCATAGCCTGTAAATCTTCCACTTGCAAACAAAATGTGTTTGAACCATGGTCGAGTGTCCAACCCTTCGTGGTGCAAAAAGTTTCGTTCAAAATACTTCAATGATCTGTTATGTTTCCGGATCTTGAGATGCAACCAAATCTTGCCAGGAAGGGACAAATTCAAGTAATTATCGGCCTGGTCTTGGAGATGAAGCGATTTCTCGTCAAACGCTTGAGCTGATTTCTGAAATCCATGCAAAAGGTGTAAAGTTTGGTCAAGTCTCTGTCCTAAAGTTGCagttttctttgcttcGAAACAATTGAGGCCATGTGTTAATCTCATTTGCTGTTTTTTACGCATCGGACATGTGTATTGGCTTTGGGTAACGTCCCTGATAAATGTGTCCTCATCCAAGAGGTGGGATCCGCGGTAATCAGAAAAAGCTGTTGTCTTGTTGAGCCATTCGGCTGGAACACGTTGCGACGTCTTCTCAAAGTAGTCGATCAAATTAGAAGCGTACGACTCTAATCTAAACTGAAtaacttctttttcacttAATCTTAATGCTAGCAATGCCAAATACTTTGCTGCCAAATTATGGTACACAAAGTTCTTGTCCCCAAACTTTTCCATCCAGTGGAAGGAGTCGTAGTTGgaatgataatgatagaTGGGATCTTTCTTTCCGCCACCGAATCCCAAATCCACGGATGGAATGCCCAAGTGCTCAAGGTATACTGTATAATCAGATCCGCTTCCCAAGGATTTGATGGCGTCGCTTCCGTGTACTTTTACGTAATGATCATACAATGACCCACCTTCTGGGTATTCCAACTCTTTAGCGACATCTAGCAAAAGGTTGTTCAACACTGGTGATGAGCCCAAGCCCAAGTTTTTGCCACTCACAGAAACATCGAGGTTCAAGTATGCGACAACCTCGCGCTGGTACTTTTTAGCAAAATACTCTCCTTGCTCGGTAGAGCCGAGCAAACCGTACTCTTCGCCATCATAACTATGGAGCACAATTGTTCTCTTAAACTTGTGTCCCTTTGCCTTCAATGTACCCAACGCACGAGCAACCTCAAGCAATGTGGCCGAGCCACTATTTGGATCTCCTGCGCCGCCTTTTATCCATGCATCTCTATGGTTTCCCAATATTATGACCTCGTCGGCTTTCTCACCTTTAATCTCACCGTATACATTCCACATGGTGGCATATTTGAAGTCTTGGTCGCTATACAAGTTGAGAGAGTACTCAGAAGGACCTGTCGTATACTCAAAGCCATCAAGCTCTCCTTCGAATCCTTTGACTTTTGCACCCTTGCCGTTTAGTTTCTGTAAAATAGGCTTGACCTCTCTGTATGAAATAGGCAATACAGGTATCTTGCCAATACTTGTGTGTGGGTCCTTGCGTTCAACCCCGGGCTTTGACGCATATCCAGGAGTGGTTGGGTCACCAGGTGCTGAGCCTTCCCCACCCAAGAATTGAACACTTCCTCTTTGGACCGAGCTTTCTTGCCTTGCTGGGCCGTGGGGATATTGCTTATAGCCATTCTTGGGAGTAATACCAAAGTCATCTCCAGGGTCAGAGTATATCAAGACACCAACTGCACCTCTATCTTGGGCAAACTTCACTTTAAGACCACGAAAGATTTTACCATATCTCACAACTACAATCTTGCCAGTCACATCCACGTTATGTTCCTTCAACGCTTCAAAGTCACTCTTTGTTCCATAGTTTGCATAAACATACTGAGCAGTAACGTTTCCATTGGCTGCATAGCCCAAGAAAGTTGGCACTGTATTGTTATGTGTTGTTGGATCTTCATCAATAGAATCCTCTTTCAATGGAGCTGTATAAACGATTTGTTCATGCTTATCCAACAAGCTCAAGCTATGGTCTTTTGGGTAGCTTGCCAAAATCTCGTAGGAGTCAATTGTTG
This window harbors:
- the VPS70 gene encoding Vacuolar protein sorting-associated protein 70 (MEROPS:MER0015691), translated to MKAKKEMEMEKVKEQTMEMEMEKDTKTKPNRHLQQVSQERIANAHGGPLKLLLIGGLLYLFYRLFAISTPPSIGNLALVEPAQIVLDALESNYARNWSQKYTAEAHLAGTNYPLVEWTEQKFSEYGFDTTIDSYEILASYPKDHSLSLLDKHEQIVYTAPLKEDSIDEDPTTHNNTVPTFLGYAANGNVTAQYVYANYGTKSDFEALKEHNVDVTGKIVVVRYGKIFRGLKVKFAQDRGAVGVLIYSDPGDDFGITPKNGYKQYPHGPARQESSVQRGSVQFLGGEGSAPGDPTTPGYASKPGVERKDPHTSIGKIPVLPISYREVKPILQKLNGKGAKVKGFEGELDGFEYTTGPSEYSLNLYSDQDFKYATMWNVYGEIKGEKADEVIILGNHRDAWIKGGAGDPNSGSATLLEVARALGTLKAKGHKFKRTIVLHSYDGEEYGLLGSTEQGEYFAKKYQREVVAYLNLDVSVSGKNLGLGSSPVLNNLLLDVAKELEYPEGGSLYDHYVKVHGSDAIKSLGSGSDYTVYLEHLGIPSVDLGFGGGKKDPIYHYHSNYDSFHWMEKFGDKNFVYHNLAAKYLALLALRLSEKEVIQFRLESYASNLIDYFEKTSQRVPAEWLNKTTAFSDYRGSHLLDEDTFIRDVTQSQYTCPMRKKQQMRLTHGLNCFEAKKTATLGQRLDQTLHLLHGFQKSAQAFDEKSLHLQDQADNYLNLSLPGKIWLHLKIRKHNRSLKYFERNFLHHEGLDTRPWFKHILFASGRFTGYAGQDLPGLNEAIEDGDLGRLSKWIGILDRTVHRVSHHLHQRVI